One window from the genome of Pelecanus crispus isolate bPelCri1 chromosome 13, bPelCri1.pri, whole genome shotgun sequence encodes:
- the POU3F4 gene encoding POU domain, class 3, transcription factor 4: MATAASNPYSLLGSGSLAHADGAGMQQGSPFRNPQKLLQSEYLQGVPGNGHPLGHHWVTSLSDGGPWPSALAGGPLEQPDVKPGREDLQLGAIIHHRSPHVSHHSPHGNHPSAWGASPAHSASLAPAAAAAAAAAGQPLNVYSQAGFAVGGMLEHGGLTPPPAAAQGLHPGLRGEGGGEHGELGGHHCQDHSDEETPTSDELEQFAKQFKQRRIKLGFTQADVGLALGTLYGNVFSQTTICRFEALQLSFKNMCKLKPLLNKWLEEADSSTGSPTSIDKIAAQGRKRKKRTSIEVSVKGVLETHFLKCPKPAAQEISSLADSLQLEKEVVRVWFCNRRQKEKRMTPPGEPPQHDAYSHGVKTDTGCHDL; the protein is encoded by the coding sequence ATGGCCACAGCCGCCTCCAACCCCTACAGCCTCCTCGGCTCCGGCTCGCTCGCCCATGCGGACGGCGCGGGCATGCAGCAGGGGAGCCCCTTCCGCAACCcgcagaagctgctgcagagcgAGTACCTGCAGGGCGTCCCCGGCAATGGGCACCCGCTGGGGCACCACTGGGTGACCAGCCTGAGCGACGGCGGGCCCTGGCCCTCGGCGCTGGCCGGCGGCCCGCTGGAGCAGCCCGACGTCAAGCCGGGCCGGGAGGACCTGCAGCTGGGCGCCATCATCCACCACCGCTCGCCCCACGTCTCCCACCACTCGCCCCACGGCAACCACCCCAGCGCCTGGGGCGCCAGCCCGGCCCACAGCGCCTCGctggcccccgccgccgccgccgccgccgccgccgccgggcagcCCCTCAACGTCTACTCGCAGGCCGGGTTCGCGGTGGGCGGCATGCTGGAGCACGGCGGGCTcaccccgccgcccgccgccgcgcagggcTTGCacccggggctgcggggcgaggGCGGCGGCGAGCACGGCGAGCTGGGCGGCCACCACTGCCAGGACCACTCGGACGAGGAGACGCCGACCTCGGACGAGCTGGAGCAGTTcgccaagcagttcaagcagCGGCGCATCAAGCTGGGCTTCACCCAGGCCGACGTGGGCTTGGCCCTGGGGACCCTCTACGGCAACGTCTTCTCGCAGACCACCATCTGCCGCTTCGAGgccctgcagctcagcttcAAGAACATGTGCAAGCTGAAGCCGCTGCTGAACAAGTGGCTGGAGGAGGCCGACTCCTCCACCGGCAGCCCCACCAGCATCGACAAGATCGCGGcgcaggggaggaagaggaagaagcgCACCTCCATCGAGGTGAGTGTCAAGGGCGTGCTGGAGACGCACTTTCTCAAGTGCCCCAAGCCGGCCGCCCAGGAGATCTCCTCGCTGGCAGacagcctgcagctggagaaggaggtggTGCGGGTCTGGTTCTGCAACCGGCGGCAGAAGGAGAAGCGCATGACCCCGCCGGGGGAGCCGCCGCAGCACGACGCCTACTCCCACGGCGTGAAAACGGACACGGGCTGCCACGACCTCTGA